In one Corallococcus sp. EGB genomic region, the following are encoded:
- a CDS encoding RodZ family helix-turn-helix domain-containing protein encodes MDHVDFGKYLSQQRELRGMSREDVSRETKIPPSLVAALEAGQVERLPERVFVLNYIRAYAQVIGLSPEEAALRYEEVDRAVPAPSPAQLEKARRKRAYLILAILLAIVLLGAGLFLVLSGKLPPPAAR; translated from the coding sequence GTGGACCACGTCGACTTCGGCAAATACCTCAGCCAGCAGCGCGAGCTTCGCGGCATGTCGCGCGAGGACGTCTCCCGGGAGACGAAGATTCCCCCCAGCCTCGTCGCGGCGCTGGAGGCGGGGCAGGTGGAGCGTCTGCCCGAGCGCGTGTTCGTGCTGAACTACATCCGCGCGTACGCGCAGGTCATCGGCCTGTCGCCGGAGGAGGCGGCGCTGCGCTACGAGGAGGTGGACCGGGCGGTGCCCGCGCCTTCGCCGGCGCAGCTCGAGAAGGCGCGGCGCAAGCGGGCGTACCTCATCCTGGCCATCCTCCTGGCGATCGTGCTCCTGGGCGCGGGCCTGTTCCTGGTGCTGTCCGGGAAGCTCCCGCCCCCCGCCGCGCGTTGA
- the tgl gene encoding social motility TPR repeat lipoprotein Tgl encodes MSRITSSCFLAFALASAGCAHVPTEKERRSSEIHYDLGVQAQQHGAVQDALAEYQKALEQNPDNPEAHNAVGLLLHLSFRRLDEAASHYEKALKLRPTFSDARTNLGNLRLDQERYDDAIKLYEESLNDMQYRYGFSAQGNLGWALYKKGDTVNAVQNIKAAVTTNPEFCLGYKNLGIIYDETGKTEEACRQFAHYREKCPDVAEAYQREGVCQAKLGRVEEAKKAFATCESKAQPNESVLKDHCRSLLDHL; translated from the coding sequence ATGTCCCGCATCACTTCCTCCTGCTTCCTCGCGTTCGCGCTCGCGTCGGCGGGCTGCGCGCACGTCCCCACGGAGAAGGAGCGCCGGAGTTCGGAGATCCACTACGACCTGGGCGTGCAGGCCCAGCAGCACGGCGCGGTGCAGGACGCGCTCGCGGAGTACCAGAAGGCGCTGGAGCAGAACCCGGACAACCCGGAGGCCCACAACGCGGTGGGCCTGCTGCTGCACTTGTCCTTCCGCCGGCTCGACGAGGCGGCGTCGCACTACGAGAAGGCGCTGAAGCTGCGGCCGACCTTCTCCGACGCGCGCACCAATCTGGGCAACCTGCGCCTGGACCAGGAGCGCTACGACGACGCCATCAAGCTGTACGAGGAGTCGCTCAACGACATGCAGTACCGCTACGGCTTCTCCGCGCAGGGGAACCTGGGCTGGGCGCTCTACAAGAAGGGCGACACGGTGAACGCGGTGCAGAACATCAAGGCCGCCGTCACCACGAACCCGGAGTTCTGCCTGGGCTACAAGAACCTGGGCATCATCTACGACGAGACGGGCAAGACGGAGGAGGCGTGCCGGCAGTTTGCCCACTACCGTGAGAAGTGCCCGGACGTGGCGGAGGCCTACCAGCGCGAAGGCGTGTGCCAGGCGAAGCTCGGGCGGGTCGAGGAGGCGAAGAAGGCGTTCGCGACCTGCGAGTCCAAGGCCCAGCCGAACGAGTCGGTGCTCAAGGACCACTGTCGCTCACTGCTGGACCACCTCTAG
- the recO gene encoding DNA repair protein RecO, translated as MERYADDAFVLSTVDYGESDRLVTLLTREHGKLTAFAAGARKSKRRFAGALEPFMRLRVQLVETRGSTVRLDSADIVAGFYAAREDLSLIARALYAVELCRELTRDHEPHPELFELAEGYLHRLDAKEAGPTSLLAFELAALAQAGLMPRFDSCSLCGGQPGERPRFDQGHGGAVCEPCGGRARDSVPVPVALLAGLRSLQEGQRTPLPADLRARARGLLNVFIAHHVGRKLKSVEFMAQVGLD; from the coding sequence ATGGAGCGGTACGCCGACGACGCGTTCGTGCTGTCCACGGTGGACTATGGTGAGTCCGACCGGCTGGTGACGCTGCTCACACGTGAGCACGGCAAGCTGACCGCGTTCGCCGCGGGCGCTCGCAAGAGCAAGCGCCGTTTCGCGGGGGCGCTGGAGCCGTTCATGCGGCTGCGCGTCCAGCTCGTGGAGACGCGCGGCAGCACGGTGCGCTTGGACTCGGCGGACATCGTCGCGGGCTTCTACGCCGCGCGTGAGGACCTGTCGCTCATCGCCCGGGCGCTGTACGCGGTGGAGCTGTGCCGCGAGCTCACGCGCGACCACGAGCCTCACCCGGAGCTGTTCGAGCTGGCGGAGGGCTACCTGCACCGGCTGGACGCGAAGGAGGCCGGGCCCACGTCGCTGCTCGCGTTCGAGCTGGCGGCGTTGGCGCAGGCGGGGCTGATGCCGCGCTTCGACTCCTGTTCGCTGTGTGGCGGCCAGCCCGGCGAGCGGCCCCGGTTCGATCAGGGCCATGGTGGCGCGGTGTGCGAGCCCTGTGGCGGACGCGCGCGCGACTCGGTGCCGGTGCCGGTGGCGCTGCTGGCGGGCTTGCGCTCGCTCCAGGAAGGTCAGCGCACGCCGCTGCCCGCGGACCTGCGCGCTCGGGCGCGGGGGCTGCTCAACGTCTTCATCGCGCACCACGTGGGCCGCAAGCTGAAGAGCGTGGAGTTCATGGCGCAGGTGGGCCTGGACTGA